Within Mercenaria mercenaria strain notata chromosome 15, MADL_Memer_1, whole genome shotgun sequence, the genomic segment gcgttggagtttgcgctctacctactgagctaagcgggcgggcccctTTGAAGTTAGACATGAAAAGTAATGTCTTATCACCtccctttaacattaaaaatacggaaaataaCGAGTGTTTTCTGTAaaaagctaaaaatgcaaaatgttcaaataaaaatttcttcTTGACTTTTCAAATTTCGATGACAGTAATAGTTGGGATATAAAATAACACCAATTATACacataaattttcatataattatattttatcaactaATTTTATAAAAGTGAATTATAATCAGTTTCAACAGGCTTCGTAAAGATTCAATGCGCAATTTCAGCATCCAAATCGATTTACGACCCACTGTGTCCctgaaaaaacacacacaaaaacaaggAATAAATTTAATTATCTAGATTACATCTCTGCAATTTATAAACAGACTTATAATTTTCACTTTAAATGCCATGCATCCGGCTTAATATCTTTTTCtctcaaattaaagaaagtgcttgcattttcatttgtttgtaaGTGTTAAATGATTACGTTTACCTATACAACTACTCGTGTAGTAAGTAAAATAGCAAGAATTTTTTTCTACTGAGCTAGTCACGCGGTACAAATTGCATGTGAAATAGAAAATACCTAGCTGTGTTTTTACATCATTCTAATAACTTACCGCCCCAGGTAATACTATTAACCCATGATTTTTTTACAACctatttgtttaccaaaacaaaaatgacatttagTATCACGTAACCATGTAGTATGATTATCTCACACCGCTATCTTATTTGGAATACGCTGTCTCATCAACCCATACACTTGTCCCATCGGAGCTTCCGTACTTTTTGTTGTATTCCTTTTTCAACATAGCTGCATTATTGCAGTTTATCAAAAAGCTTGTTTGACTGAACTACGGCTATTGAACCTCATGTGTGTACCTGTTTAAAGCTGAGCTCCAGAGCGCATTGCGGCCTTTTCTTTCCTTTCGCGCAAAACATCATTTCGCAAAAGCTCTGCCAACAGCTGTCTTTCCTCAGAAGTGTATTTTACCTGAGAATTGTAAGATATGagatttaaatctaaatattttgcagaaatgGATATAGAAAACATTACAGTacgataagttttttttttgtttgtttaatttcaacTCTTCCAAATTAACTGTACCCTTGTCCCCATCACATCCTCTTGTTGCACTGGAGTATGACACAACTAAAAATGTGAAGATGTGATTCGAAAGattgaaagtaaacaaaacaaaaaatgaacacaaaaacaCTCACCACCATTATAAGgccaaaaaagaagaagaaataaaatagaaagaaacaaaacatatggCCCTGCCTTTGTATTATTACAATCCTACCTCGTTGCCGTCCTCGGGAGGTGTGATGGATCCGTCAAGTCTGTCTGCCAGTCTAGATGGCATCCTTGTAGGATCCCCATCCCGGAAGTCCACTGTGAATGATACTCCAGCAGTTGCTATTTTAGAATCTTCGGCGTTTGCTGTAAAAGAAATACAACTTTCCTTTGTTTGTATTTTGCTTCAGAAAGGATAATAACAGAAATTCCTTTGCATTCCATAAAAGGTTTGATATAGCCACGGACCAAAACGTTCTACCATCATCACGGTAGATCTCTGCTGTGTTGAAATGTAATAATATACATTATAATTTATACAGAATTATTATATGTAAGAAAGCCATGCGACTTTTCGGCAATGTGCACATGGGGAATTTGCTCGATTCAGGTAAACACTGTTTCGTGTGAACGTTGTTTCGCTAccctgtacatgtattttttagaCAAATGAAAACAGCTATTATATATTTCGAAACAATCTTCCATTTACCCTATCCAAGACAGATACAACGAAAACAGTAGCGCCCATCTTTGTGATTTAAGCACGATTTAACTTGTATAGGTTACAACACAATAAACAattgttcttctttattctatattatATTGACATGTTTCCAATGGCTGCAACACACATCaaggacctattttaaatgtctgaaatttgcattttcttaaggaatattgtcagtgctgaataaagatcaaaagaaaagtgggggtcatatttgttgtaagaaaaaatattttcagtcaaacacaagAACTGAAAAATCAGCTAAAACTGAGATCCAAactgtagtggtggtgtatgatctaagtttccatgacaaattctgtcatgttttttatcattattattattatttcacacattaaattattattaatattatattttcatttcaatataagtatgatattttcatttgtcattaatattttattttcattttattatcattattatcattattgttatatAACTTACCATCCTGAAGCTCTTTTATCATGTCTTCTGGTGCTTTATGTCTGATGGAGTTTTTACGTAAATCTTCCTCTGTGACGGAGGGGCATGCAGTGTTTCGCTTTTTCCTTTGCTTTCCTAGACATGTACCCATTTTTGTCTAATTACAAATTCGAATTCTGATCGTACAGAAAAGGTTTGCACTATCAGCGGATCTTTTTGTCAATGACGTCAGAAATGAGGACGTTATTATCATAGAGAGAACGTTAATATCACGTCATTAGCGACGTCCGGTAAAACGTCATCAAAAGTTGACGTTAAAATAGAtctgaaaataatttgataatattggtagtagtaataataatactttAAGTTATAGAATCTAATCTGAACTATGATAACAAAGACTTAATTTCCTTATAATTATGATACTTTCTCGTTACTTTATTTCGGTACCCGTTTTAACAAACATGAACAGTGTAAGTTCCTTGCATTGTTATCGGTCAAGAGGCGCGAGTCACGTGCATActaattttagtaaattaatCGGGACTGAACACCAATAGTAAAGTcttactaaaaatagataaaaaaatactAGACCGGGGTATCATtccacgtgtctacggtgtgatattccagtgaggcagcactatgaagttgggcattgtgctcactgctacaagtagacaccgtcgtttatatgactgaaaaattgttgaaaaagacgttaaacccgaacgcaCACACAAAAGCAATACTCATCTGTCATTGCTATTTTCACTATACAAATTCAGTTTATAAACAAGCATGAAAAGTGTTATAGATATGGTTTTGTTTCACGACATGGGACGATGCGTACTTTTTTATACTGTTTTGTCTACATCATATAAAAGACTGAATTGAATGACcatgtgtggcaacgttaaatgtcgcaacgcccctaaatgtcgcaaccaccgttacatgtcgcaaggttgacgttaaatatcgcaaccaccgttaaatgtcgcaaaatcgtctgccgctaaatgtcgcacctttaacgttaaatgtcgcaaaaatttgcccaccgttatatgtcgcaactccaacactaaatgtcgcacagcaaaataaatagagaataataggttagtgccgtagatgagaaagtttatctggcgaggtggaggaggttatcgggtgagccgaaggcgaacctgataacgccCGGAGCctagccagataaactttctccatcttaggcactaacctattattctatttatcttgtcattacttcattttccgatatttggcaatttattttacaaaaataagtgtgcgacaaccgctttaatgacgtcatattcgtaatgacgtcacttatataatgacgtaattactgacaaactcgcaataacttcttcgttttttaataaaaattcattatttgaccactcattttcttagttcggacatttccaacacaatggtgatggtttcaatgcaaaatttcttatgacaacaatatcgatcataaggtcacatgatcaactgactgtatatcactggtcacgtgtcaactgacggtatatcaagaaagatatacggcaccctgatatcgggtcgaaaatactgcaagtgacaggataaggtaagttaaacagtctttacaactaaGAGATCAGATTGGGCAATGCATGCTTCCATGTATCAGTATGCAATGTGTTGATTTTGAAAGGGCTAaaatgacctttcactctaatctgcacgtttgcttttcagtggtcccgCAAAATACATACGTTATATCTTCTATATATAAAGGTTTGAGCACCTACGTAGTACTCACCACAGtactaaatttatttcaggtctgaactatgtaattctatggagtcctgttgtgacaggaaaggccgtaccggcgacagtaaccatcaaaacaaatcaacaccctttacaatatttacaaatttatttacataagatgattattaacaatgaatagatatgaaaagaaaaaaaaaactgattataagaaagaaaaaaagaaagttcagtatctctagatacaaaagttcttatagtccattctaatctgacgtgacacaggtctttaatgtaattgtgaactttaagtagcacaaacaaaacatagcttttaaattcagaatacagtccctttaaaccgtgaat encodes:
- the LOC128548851 gene encoding uncharacterized protein LOC128548851 codes for the protein MGTCLGKQRKKRNTACPSVTEEDLRKNSIRHKAPEDMIKELQDANAEDSKIATAGVSFTVDFRDGDPTRMPSRLADRLDGSITPPEDGNEVKYTSEERQLLAELLRNDVLRERKEKAAMRSGAQL